From Terriglobia bacterium:
CCACTCTGATGGAGGGCAAAGGCCATCTGACACTGACCGGCAAACTTGGTGATGTCATGCAGGAATCCGCTCAGGCCGCGATGAGCTACGTGCGGTCCCGGGCTCAATTGTTTGGAATTCCCAAAGATTTCTACCGTCGGCTCGATCTCCATATCCATGTTCCAGAGGGCGCAATTCCCAAAGATGGTCCATCCGCCGGCATAACAATGGCGACGTCACTGGTAAGCGCACTCACTCAGATTCCAGTCCGATGCGATGTAGCCATGACGGGGGAAATCACGCTGCGGGGAAAAGTACTGCCGATCGGAGGAGTGAAAGAGAAGCTGCTGGCGGCTCATCGCGCCGGAATCAAGACGATCATCCTTCCCAGGGACAACCAGAAGGACCTCGCCGATATCCCGGCAAATATTCGAGATGAGTTCACGGTACACCTCGTCGAAAGCATGGACGAAGTTTTGAAGGTCGCGCTGGAACACCAGCCCACACCTATATTGGCGGCGGCGGCGGCGGAAGTTCCTTTCCGGCCTCCGATCGACGGTGGTGGAGATCTTCAAGAATCGGTCATGAACTAGCATCAATCCCGTGTTAAGATGGGACTAGGTTCCGGCCTCTCGACTGTCAGCCGTGAGGATTAACTCTGCCCGATTCGTCAAGAGTGCAACACGACCGGCTGAATTTCCCCGAGATCAGAGACCTGAGATCGCATTTTGTGGCCGATCGAACATCGGCAAATCCAGTTTGTTGAATACGCTGACCAACGCCCACGGGTTGGCTCGTACGAGTTCTTCTCCAGGCCGGACGCAGACGATCAACTTCTTTCTTATCGATGACCGCATGTACTTTGTGGATTTGCCCGGCTACGGATACGCAAAGGTTCCCAAGGCCGTGAAGGAAAATTGGGGAGCAATGATCGAAGATTATTTACGAGCTCGAGACCAGCTCAAACTGGCCTTGATGCTTGTGGATAGCCGCATGCCGCCGACAGAATCGGATACCCGGATGAAGGGCTGGCTCGATCATTACAGAATCCCGAACTCTGTTGTTTTGACCAAGACCGATAAGATTTCGCGCAGCCAGCTGAATTTGGCGCTCCGTACAAGCGCCGAAACACTTAACACAAAGGAGATAATTCCGTTTTCGGCAGTCACGGGTTTCGGAAAGGACGCAATCCTGACCAGGATTCGAACTGCCATAGATCACATCCCACAGTAGCGTGGGGGTGCCGCCCGAATAGCCATCAAGGAGATTGTGCCGGCAGTGGCCTGGACGGTGAGCCCGACGCTCAGAAGAGAAAAACCCACCTATGAGTTCAAAAAAATTCGTTGCTCCGGATCGCCCAGAAGGCGCTTCCACCATGGACATCGCGCAGTTGAAGGAAATGAATATTTCCGCCCTGACGCAGGTGGCCAAAGACCTCAACATTCAGGGAGCTTCCGGTATGCGGAAGCAGGAACTGATTTTCAAAATCCTGCAGGCGCAGACCGAAAAGAGCGGCTTCATTTTCAGTGAAGGCGTTCTCGAAACCCTGCCCGACGGTTTCGGATTCCTCCGAGCCCCGGACTACAACTACCTGCCGGGACCGGATGACATCTATGTCTCGCCGTCGCAGATTCGCAAGTTCGATCTGCGCACCGGCGATACGGTTTCAGGACAGGTGCGGCCTCCGAAAGACGGAGAACGTTACTTCGCCCTGATCAAAGTCGAAGCCGTAAACTTCGAGCACCCGGACGAGGCTCGCAACAAGATCTTTTTCGATAACCTGACGCCGCTGTATCCGAACGAACGGCTGAAGCTCGAAACACCGAGCGCCAAGGATAACCTTTCCGCGCGCGTGCTCGACCTGCTGACGCCGATCGGAAAGGGGCAGCGTGGCCTGATCGTGGCTCCCCCGCGAACAGGAAAGACGATGCTGCTGCAGACGATCGCAAACTCGATCACTTCGAATCATCCCGAAGTCATCATGATTGTATTGCTGATCGACGAGCGGCCGGAAGAAGTGACGGACATGCAGCGCTCGGTGAATGGCGAAGTCATCAGTTCGACATTCGACGAACCGGCTTCGCGTCACGTCCAGGTTGCGGAAATGGTCATCGAGAAGGCCAAGCGTCTTGTGGAACATAAGCGAGACGTGGTCATCCTGCTCGACTCCATCACCCGTCTGGCGCGCGCATATAACACGATTGTGCCGCCGTCGGGCAAGGTGCTGTCGGGCGGTGTGGATTCCAACGCGCTCCAACGCCCGAAGCGTTTCTTCGGCGCCGCTCGCAATATCGAAGAGGGTGGCAGCCTGACCATCATCGCCACCGCCCTGATCGATACCGGAAGCCGCATGGACGACGTCATCTTTGAAGAGTTCAAAGGCACCGGCAACATGGAAATCGGGCTCGACCGCAAGCTTGTCGACAAGCGCGTGTTCCCGGCAATCGATATCAATCGGTCCGGAACCCGTAAGGAAGAGCTGCTTGTTCCGAAGGATGAACTGACCCGGATCTGGATTCTCCGGAAGGTTCTCAATCCGCTCTCGACCGTGGAAGCGATGGAGCTTCTGCTGGATAAGATGGGCAAGAACAAGAGTAACGCCGACTTCCTGGCCTCGATGAGCGGCGGAGGCGGCGGCAGATAGCGCACTCGTTCAACATGATGTGTGAGCGACCCCCTGCCGACCGCTTTGCGGCCGGCAGGGGGTCGCTCACACACCAAGCTACCGGATCTGTCCTTTGAGTTGGTTTAATCCACCGCGCAGCTTCTTCAGCAGATCCCCGGGCTCGTCGATCTGAACAACCAGCATCGGCCCGCTGGTGCTTACCTGAATTCCGTCCAGAACGTGCATCATGTCCGGCTGCTGCTTTGCAACCTGAAGCTTCGCGACCGCCAAAGCTCCATTCGCCAGATCGCGCAGATTCTGGGCGCTATCCGTATCGGCGAAATTCGCAGTCGCACGGGCATGCACTCCGGAATCGACATGCATTTGATAAGTGCCGCTCTGCAGTGACTTGAACATATCCATAACCGGAGCTGGCCCCCGAATTCCGGCTGCAGACAGATCACCGATCGAAAAATCGCCGACTGCCCAAACCTGGCTCCCCGCATCGATCGTTTGAATCGCTGCCATCAAATCGCTGCGCAAAGGCGCTGAGCCGGGAATCTGCATCTGATCCAATGACTTTTTCACCACATCACCTTGACCCAGAACGATAAGCCCATCGAGAAAAGTGACCTCGCCGGTGCGGTAATTCGGCCCCTT
This genomic window contains:
- a CDS encoding S16 family serine protease encodes the protein RRFLVPKQIEANGLKSQQLAFADEGIQGLIRNYTREAGVRNLEREISSVCRKVTRAVVKDSSKDSVRITEENLVDYIGIPKYRSNRHESQNEVGFVTGLAWTEVGGEILATEATLMEGKGHLTLTGKLGDVMQESAQAAMSYVRSRAQLFGIPKDFYRRLDLHIHVPEGAIPKDGPSAGITMATSLVSALTQIPVRCDVAMTGEITLRGKVLPIGGVKEKLLAAHRAGIKTIILPRDNQKDLADIPANIRDEFTVHLVESMDEVLKVALEHQPTPILAAAAAEVPFRPPIDGGGDLQESVMN
- the yihA gene encoding ribosome biogenesis GTP-binding protein YihA/YsxC — its product is MRINSARFVKSATRPAEFPRDQRPEIAFCGRSNIGKSSLLNTLTNAHGLARTSSSPGRTQTINFFLIDDRMYFVDLPGYGYAKVPKAVKENWGAMIEDYLRARDQLKLALMLVDSRMPPTESDTRMKGWLDHYRIPNSVVLTKTDKISRSQLNLALRTSAETLNTKEIIPFSAVTGFGKDAILTRIRTAIDHIPQ
- the rho gene encoding transcription termination factor Rho — protein: MDIAQLKEMNISALTQVAKDLNIQGASGMRKQELIFKILQAQTEKSGFIFSEGVLETLPDGFGFLRAPDYNYLPGPDDIYVSPSQIRKFDLRTGDTVSGQVRPPKDGERYFALIKVEAVNFEHPDEARNKIFFDNLTPLYPNERLKLETPSAKDNLSARVLDLLTPIGKGQRGLIVAPPRTGKTMLLQTIANSITSNHPEVIMIVLLIDERPEEVTDMQRSVNGEVISSTFDEPASRHVQVAEMVIEKAKRLVEHKRDVVILLDSITRLARAYNTIVPPSGKVLSGGVDSNALQRPKRFFGAARNIEEGGSLTIIATALIDTGSRMDDVIFEEFKGTGNMEIGLDRKLVDKRVFPAIDINRSGTRKEELLVPKDELTRIWILRKVLNPLSTVEAMELLLDKMGKNKSNADFLASMSGGGGGR